One Desulforegula conservatrix Mb1Pa genomic window, CGAAATAAGCATATGAACATGATCTGACATCAAGTGGCCTTCCAATATTGCACATTCTTTTTGCCTGGCCAAATATCGCCTCAATTCTGCATAAATAGTCTTTTTTCTATACTTTGTAATCCATACTATATGATACTTGCATTCCCAGGCACTATGGCTTAGGCTTTGTGTCTCGGTCATTGAAGTCTCCTTTAACTTTAGGCGGTTCAGTTATTGGAGACTTCTTCTTATTCCTGGATATGTCAAACTCTGTGAGTCCACCGGCAGAGCCGGGGGTTTACTTAGGATTAATTAACCATGG contains:
- a CDS encoding transposase, with product MTETQSLSHSAWECKYHIVWITKYRKKTIYAELRRYLARQKECAILEGHLMSDHVHMLIS